Proteins from a genomic interval of Pseudoalteromonas sp. MEBiC 03607:
- the bamC gene encoding outer membrane protein assembly factor BamC, which translates to MQYWISKALAVSVMVSLTGCSVFTDEAHHKRNYRANEPVKAPAGLAQPTQDPTYKMDVAQYDNNPEAKNYRPPAQVITIAQGTWVEEGDKLARVYFDKNDGIEDLDTFIWDSIKAVLAEKNTSVEKADKATNSIETGWYTIIKPEDGWFWESEKEVSQQRFLFTIEEKSHQRTASLTSKLVDYKSGSQQLTPLLQQQLEVRALNQIIAEFDYRYRQLEVEMRKQQGIISLEMGFDNKGNAALVTEQEYSMVFDRFSGFLERLSFTIVEIDQERGLITADYKKPESSVWDSIWGEEVAELPIEDGQYQILVSRTNDGGTSLTWMDSQGATLEPGTMNDLQQALENALRQRGINI; encoded by the coding sequence GTGCAGTATTGGATCTCAAAGGCGCTTGCTGTAAGCGTAATGGTAAGTTTAACAGGATGCAGTGTGTTCACTGATGAAGCACACCATAAGCGTAATTATCGTGCAAATGAACCGGTCAAAGCGCCAGCAGGCCTTGCGCAACCGACTCAAGATCCGACTTACAAAATGGATGTTGCACAATACGACAACAACCCTGAAGCAAAAAATTATCGTCCGCCAGCACAGGTTATTACCATCGCGCAAGGAACTTGGGTGGAAGAAGGTGATAAATTAGCTCGGGTTTATTTTGATAAAAATGATGGTATTGAAGATCTAGATACATTCATTTGGGACTCTATAAAAGCGGTATTAGCAGAGAAAAACACTTCTGTAGAAAAAGCTGACAAAGCAACAAATAGCATCGAAACAGGCTGGTATACAATTATTAAACCTGAAGATGGTTGGTTTTGGGAAAGTGAAAAAGAAGTATCTCAACAACGCTTTTTATTTACAATTGAAGAGAAGTCGCATCAACGTACAGCTTCTTTAACCTCAAAACTTGTTGATTATAAAAGCGGTTCACAACAATTGACGCCACTTTTACAGCAACAACTAGAAGTGCGTGCTCTTAACCAGATTATTGCTGAGTTTGATTACCGCTACCGTCAGTTAGAAGTGGAAATGCGTAAGCAACAAGGCATTATTTCTCTTGAAATGGGCTTTGATAACAAAGGCAACGCTGCGCTTGTAACTGAGCAAGAATACAGCATGGTATTCGATCGTTTTTCTGGTTTCTTAGAGCGTTTATCTTTCACAATTGTTGAGATTGACCAAGAGCGTGGTTTGATCACTGCTGATTATAAAAAGCCAGAGTCAAGTGTTTGGGATTCAATTTGGGGCGAAGAAGTTGCTGAGTTACCAATTGAAGATGGCCAGTACCAAATTCTCGTTAGCCGCACTAATGATGGTGGTACAAGTTTAACTTGGATGGATTCGCAAGGTGCTACGCTAGAGCCTGGTACAATGAATGACCTACAACAAGCATTAGAAAACGCGCTGCGTCAGCGTGGAATTAATATTTAA